The Syngnathus scovelli strain Florida chromosome 19, RoL_Ssco_1.2, whole genome shotgun sequence region TGCATAGACGAGTGGTTCGAAGTGAATCGCTCGTGTCCGGAACACCCCTCCAACTAGCAAAGAGTATAGTCAATCAATGGACTGTACCCCAACCTTATTTTTAACACTGTACGTTCCAGTGTTGTAATTATGTTTAAGTGCTCATCAGGGATTGTAAAACATGATTTTGTAGCGGATTATTTGTGCGGCCTCGCGGGTGAGACGTCGatggattttattttagttttgttgGGGGTGTCGTGGAGCGTGCGAGGGAAACTACTGGTGGAAGTCCGTTTGTGACTCCAACGTGAATGTTCATTGGGCCCTCTGCTGGCTTGAGCCTTGCCCTAAAAACTGGGGTCCGGCGGAAGGAACTGTTTTGCGATGGGAGAGTAATGTGACATTTCAATAGAGATTTTTCTGGTTGTTGTCGTTGCCTGTTCTGGACTGGCTGAAcaatgtggggggaaaaaaaaacagccatacAGAATACAAGATGCCTATGTCAGCTTTAAGGGATGATTAGCGTTGATGGAAGTAGTTTATTGTTTTTCCCGACATTCAAACAAATGTGTCATAGACCAAATAGTCTTAACACGAAATAGCGTAATGCTCGGCTTTTCTGAACCACATCCATGCAATTGTGTAGCATGCAGAAGGTGGAATTGACGAAAGGCTCGGACATATCTTAATGGTGATTTGGACGCTCTTTGAAAAGAAGCGTCATAATATGCTGCTATGTCATAGACTGGAAAGTTTCCTATAACCTTTGAATCTTTGTTCAGTGTCATTTCTATTTGTACTGTAATGAATTgcacaagaaaataaatgttttgtcaTTGCGTCTCTTTACGGCGTTAACATGTGACCTTGAAGCAATAAAACTGTCGcataaaaatgttttgtcaaAAACAAAGAACGCCCAACAAGACATAACCAAAGTGCAAATATTACATAACAATATAATAGGGTGCATATTCTTGAATGTGCTCCTAGAGTCACAAATGTTGTCTTATTATGCCTGACCAAACTTAAGGTGAAATTTTTACCCTATTTTACTGATGATAAATACCAAGCTGCTTTGTGAACATTTGCACCTAAACCTTGAGCAacagttaaaaataaatcaatgtcCTGTTTTGCAGTGGATGATTATGTCATAGACATAGAAATTTCACAGGTTTCACTAGGATAAGGAATTTATATAAGGAATAGGCTGTCCTATGCTCTAACAAAACATTAAAATCAAAACACCTGACGTCACCACAATGTGCTTCCGTCGCATGTTGATGACGACAGAGAGCCTAACAGCAACGTTGTCTAGAATTGCGGTAAACACGCTTAATTTGGCCTCTTTAAACTATTCGTTAAGCCGGAGAgctctttttattattttactaaGGTAAGCCTGTCACACCTATTTTTAACAGTTACTTGATTAAGTGTTTTAAACAGACATTTGTAAAGCTAACACGAGAGCATTAGCCACCGTGCTAGCCGCTAAACACAACTAGGCTTTTCCTCAAATCGTTGCTAATTATAGAATGATTGTAAAATATGATATTAATTTGTCGGATTCATCCAATATTGTTGTTAATTTCAGGGGCGGGGATTGGACATCGACTTTTGAAAATGTCGTACATGCTACCGCATCTCCACAATGGCTGGCAAGTCGACCAAGCCATCCTGTCTGAGGAGGACCGAGTGCTCGTCATCCGCTTCGGACACGACTGGGACCCGACGTGTATGAAAATGGACGAGGTTCTGTATAGTATCGCTGAAAAGGTTAGTGCAGACTACAACTGTTGCTTTTTTTAACAGTCAAAAACACCTTAATAGTGGCCATTATGGAAAACTAATGCATAATTTGTCTCCTGTAACAATCAATCAATATTGTTGCTCTGACAGGTGAAAAACTTTGCTGTCATCTATCTGGTGGACATCACAGAAGTGCCTGACTTCAACAAGATGTACGAGTTGTACGACCCCTGCACTGTCATGTTCTTTTTCAGGTAAAATACTTAGGCAAAGGTTGGAGAAAAACCTATTAAGGATTTTGTCTCACATTTAAATGTCATACTTCTCTCTCTTCAAGGAACAAGCACATCATGATTGATCTGGGCACCGGTAACAACAACAAGATCAATTGGACAATGGAGGACAAGCAGGAAATGATAGACATTGTGGAGACGGTGTACCGAGGAGCAAGAAAAGGGCGAGGTCTGGTGGTCTCCCCCAAGGATTATTCCACAAAATACAGATATTGATTTTGTTATAGTATTCTTTGACTTACTTGATTGGTATTTTTAAACATCTGTTGTATTTTGTTTAGTTTCATAAagtttttccatttatttcaactCTCCAGACTTGTTTGTGCTAAAAAAGAAATGATGAAGGCCTCATTTTTCATAATAAACTCAGATATAAATGGGAACATGTATTCTTGTTTTGAGTAGACTTTTCAAAACTATGTTTACCTGCATAAGTTTTTACACTTAAGTTAAGCTTGCACTACGTTTCACTGAAAATCCCCAAGTGCATTGTCGCAAATATTCCACTAGATGACGCCAAAGTAGTGACTAAAAATCCACATCATGTAATAAACAAAGGTTTACTCCATGCTAAAATAATTTCCCCGGCTGCCATCAAGTGAAAGAGCATTGAGCTACTCACTATACGTCACTCTCAAAGAtaagtaaatattttatttgttgtaaaaaaaaaaaaaaaagcccaatttCTCACTTGATCTCATCATGTGCCTCCCAGTCCATGTGGACTCCAGAGTCCAAACCCTAAAGCTGTGGTAATCCGTGATCTGTTTTCAACTGATAGGGGATTGCTCCAGAGTGGGTCGTCATCACACTGTGAAGAGGGGCACCCAAGGGGAGACATATTGGCATGCCTCTATAGTTGGATAGAAGGAGAGGGTCGTTGCCAAAACACCTCCCTTCTCCACCGTTTCCTCATGAGGTCTTTCTATACTTTTCCagccaaccattttttttttttgcctacacGTGGCATCCCAATTTCAGGATTCACCATGAAAACAGTAACATTGCAGTGGCTTTTTGTTGCCTCTGGGTCAGAAGAAATTCAAAACGATATTTCGAGGAGATAAAATGCAAAAGCAAACTTCCCATTCTATTGACACTTAGCAGTTGGCTTAATATGCCACCCGTCTGCCTTTCACTCCACTCGAGGCACTGTGACTAAACGGATTTGCATTTCTGTCTTCTCAAACGGGCGTCATTCTCCCAATCTGCGTCGCCAAGAGATTGCGGTGGCAAGTAACAAAGTACAAATACTTTGTCATCGATTTTTCAGATATCAGTATCGTATTTTTGACTAATAAAAATATTCCAAATTATATTCTCACACTAAAAAGTAAAACGGTCTAAAATTCAGATATTCACAGGTGAACCGTATATAAAGGAGCTGACTCAGCACTTCTActattaccatttttttttttttcacacaagaATTTGTTCTGCTAAAGAGCCACATGTGTGAGTACTTTGCCCCCCTTTGGTTGATTTAGCTCAAAGTGAAGTAGCAGTACTCGGAGAGAGGTGTCACTAtgatttaaacacacacactgagcaaACACCTTACCAGGCTTTCCTCTTGCGCAACCCCCAATTTCATTGAAGCCCAATTAGCACCTGCTTGCTCCGAGCAAGCGGGCCACAGGAGGTGCAAGACCCACAATGGCTGCAGCTGAACTAACACAATCtccactcacaaacacacatgcgctCAAATTGGGGCCAAACTCCATTTTGTTCCATTTCAAGCTCTGGCGCATGAAATCAGAATCACAGGCGAGCAGTCGCAAAAATAGTTTGGTCTGTCGAGGATAAATCCATGTTGCGCAAAGCGTGTCTGAACGtctgcttttaaaaaaatgatatgtCAAGGATGAAAACAAGCCTTGTGGGGAAATAAATTAAAGCAGACATATGCTAACTTTGGCGACTGACTCACCATCTTTTAACAAATAATAGTTATTTACTAGTTCCGCAACAATCTTCCCATAGAAGtgaaatgccattaatttcTTCTAGCCCCATCATTTTATGGTAAATGTTCTTCGCCAATAAAATAGTACTGTAttgcaaaatataaatatatttcataATAAAAGAACAATTTCAAGTGGCAACCTGATTTATTAGTTATTGAGCCAAAAGTCACACTTCTGTACATTGCTGTGCAGGTGTCTctttaaggggcgtggcctaACAAGTCAACTCAGGAGCTGCAGTCACACGCTTAGTTGAGTCTTCACATCTCTATATTATCTATATCTCTACTCCTGGAACGCATCCTTGTCCTCGAATGAGAACTGCTGCCCCCGCTCACCTGCCTACCCACGTTGGCATGACCTGGCCCCcccaacacatacacacacacactatctcTGCCTCCAATGCATTTTGCCCTTATAAGGCGAGAGCACAGGCTGAGCGTACAAGCTGAGTGAGCTCTGCGGGGGTGCGGGGAGACCATGGAGACGATGACGACCCGTCGAGATGGGAGGAGGATGGAGGGATGCAGAGCGGATGCAAGCCaatggaggggaggggaggggaggtggGGGACAGATGCTGTTGTGCTCAGTTCTATCAATGACACCAAATAGGAGGACCAAAATAGGCACAAAGTGGAGGAGGAGGTGATGGCGGAAGGACACGAGGAGAGGAGGCTGCAGGTCAATGTGCTGCTGCTCATATGCGACAAAGCTACGTTTACGTCCGAGTCAGACACTAAAAATAAACGGTTGCTAAGCGGCAATTTTGTTGAATGGGGTCTGCCAGTGGGGGCCGTGATGACTTGCTAAATACTGAACTTCGGCATGAAATATGTCAAATGAAACATTTAGTGtgaatgtaaaaagaaaaaaagtgattttctTACCTTTCTTCTTCATTTTGTCCTCTTTTTACAGACACCAGATATGCGTGTCACATGGTCCGTCCATTCATCAGTAAGGGAGAATTGacctaaaagaaaaatataagaATAATCTCATGCATTAATATTTCACTTTAATCTCATGCAATGCATTTTATCATCTTTTCATCAATGGCATCCATGTAAAATGATTCTAGTGTGTTTATGCAGAACTTTAGCGCAAACGGGGACATTGAATTAGCAAATTGCCGAGTATTATTATTGCATAATTATGCCTGTAACTATATGCGGTATCTCTGGAGGCAAACTTCCCCGCTAATCTCATGCAAATGTAAACTACTTACTTTGGGCTGCGTACATGGCAACACAACCGCTGacatgaaataaatgaataaagtaTCCGTAACGTCAAGCAtgagtacttttgccacctcaAGAGGTCACGTGACCTTCATGTGTACAGATTGGATTTCACGGCGTGTTGTGACCCGAACGGATGGATTTGTTCACCGCAGTTGGTCAAATGGGTTTTGGTTTAGGGCCTCGGGTCAGTGCTTTTtcacacacaacaaaaaaaaaacccaaccttTTAAGTGACCTCCCACCCAcctctctctgtgtgtgtgccatAAATTCGTTAAAGACAACATCTGGTCCAGTGCGTATGGAGCAAAAGTGCATCCAATCCAATTGAGTGGACACATGAAAAAGTCTCAAGGACCCACGAAAAATGTCTACAAATAAAAATAGGATTTTCAATCTGGAAATTCAATCGAAGTGCACCTATAGGCTTTTCCAAAAATCCTTTGCTGTGTCGCTGTAAATAGTGAAAGTCTTTGTGCTGCAGTGCTTCATAAATGTCATTTTACCGGGATTTATAGTTGGGCAACAAGAGAAAAGTCGTCAGCAGGAGGACCGGTGATGCGACTTTCCTCGGGCGATAGCTCGCAGTCACCCACACAGTGTGCAAAAATACATCCCTGAGTCATGGTGATTCACTTTCACACAAGAAGTCAGAAAGATTGCAAACAAAGCAAGGTTCGCATACCTTTTTGCGTCCTATGAGAAATTTTTCCAAGGACCCGTCATCATTTTAACGTCAATGAAACAGAATTAATTCATTCTAGGAGCTGTaacgttctaataataaattcaATGATTATATTCATATTATGGCTGATTttcgaaaaaaataaaatctgcgGCAAAATTGCATTTCAGTTcacttttaaaatctttttaacAAGTGCAGTCATGATGCTTAAATTGCAaattacaaatatatattttaaaaataacaccTCGGATCAACAATGAACACTTAGGCCTACTATGCTACTTTCGAAAATATTGGTCATGATGGTGGTACTTGGAGggctaagtatttttttttaggtggcactttgtgtccagtttgagtgctgtaaagaagtttaaaaaaaaaaaaaaaaaggtttgccgGCAGGCAAGTCAAAGAcccagggaggggggggggggtgttgtgaGGACATGCATGTATGGTGAGGGTCTTTTGTGAGGTGGGAGGAGAAGGAGGTGGGGGCATGGCGCTCTCATAGCCCAACAGCTGCTGTCTTTAGTGCAGAGAGGCAGAGGAGGGGAGGGCCGAGTGGCGTGAGGCAGTGCGTGCTCCTCCGCGTTCAATCCACAGCCCCCACTACGCAAGGAGAAAGAATCCTCCTCTGAGCGAGACGCAGGGAAAAAGCCAAAGGGAATTCTTCTCCCCCCCCCTTCCTATAACCCTCTCTCTTATCCTGCCATCCTCCCGCgacttcatttttatttgcccTTTTGTCCCTCCACCTCTTTTGTTCCCTCGCATCCCTATCTCGGTGTCGCCTCGAAGGGAAGGAAAAAGGAAGGCGCATCCGTCCTGCACAGCCGGTAAGCCAgcagtctttttgttttttttttactgtgatgTGATGAAGGTTTGTGTCTACTGAGCAATTTGAGGGTTCAGGGGGAAGCTGGCCTGGAGGGGCTTGTCCTCTTTTCACTGCAGCCAAAAAGTGGCTGGAGGATGAACACTTTTCTTCCTCTGACTGAAATCCATCAGCGAGCGGCGGATGCTAATGTGCATTAATGGGTGTATCTttccacggatggatggatggttggatggatggatggatggatcggaGCATTGGCGGTACATATGTGACCTAGAAGCGTCACGCGCGTCATATATCACATTGATGGAGAATTGATGGTCAGCCAGGCACAATGCAAAGCAAAAAGTGCCTTAGTccggtttttatttttttgctataAGGTGTGTGATGCCTCCATGCACACAGGcttaaaaacaaaagcatgCTTAATGAGGAGTGCATGGAAAACAGGGCGGGAAgaaggaaagggagggggggggggggttatatgAATGGAGCAAATGGAGGGATGAATGAGGTCCCTAAAAATGTTAAGTGCGGGAGATGAGCAACGGAAGatgctggattaaaaaaaaaaactgaaaaagcaAGCGCTCAATTGTCACGTTCTGACGTCAACGTACGTTCTCAACCATCCGTATTGCCAAGTCCATTATCAGTTCCTGTTACTATAGTTACCATGACAACGGATCCAATGGGTGGGGGGGTTGGTTTAAAACCAACAAGCATTCCATCACTGCCTACACAAAGGACAGACGTCGTATACGCCATTCATAGAGTTACACCAATCTAAAAAGATATTAAATGTACAcgcgtgcatttttttttcctctttttaaaGGTACAGTAATTTACTCCGCTGTTGCTAGGACACTCCCTTTGAACGTTGCAATGGAGCTGTACGATTGGCTGGTTCGCAGCGGTGATGCAAGATTCCCTCACCCTCCGAATCTTTTCAGAGCGCCCATAGAAACATCACGCCGCctcttctcgctctctcttgctctccatCTTCCTTTTTCCTTCTTTCCATCATCATATAactgtcttttgttttgtaattatCCAAGTTTACTAATTGCCATTGTCTTAATTGCGTGCAGACATTTGATACAGAAGTAGAAGCGAGTCATTTGACTAATGCAGCCTAGAAGTTCCTCTAGTGCCATAAATGATCAGAGTATGAATCTTAAACAGGCCACGAAGGACTGACTCCCTTCTACCCAAGCTGCCATCTTCAACTACAAGTACTCTCactaaatctgttttttttcttctcttcgcCCTTTGGTCCATAAGAAGTGTAGTATCATATTAATGGGGCCAAGCATGTGTCAGCTTTATCGGTTCCGACGAGGCGGAAGACGCCGTTCGGGCTGCGTGGGGGGTGCTTTGGCTTCTTGCATCATCTATTGCAATGCCGTTCTAATGGGACAATGGTGTCGTCGCGGCAATCTCGCGCCGTTTACTGTCTTTATTGCACTAAAATGATGAAGCGACACATATTATGAGCAATTACGAGGAGCCATTTGACCATTTAGTCCATATTGGGCTTACTAGTATGCGATTCAAAGCACTGGTGGAATGATTGTGATCCCACCATATTCCTGCAGACTCGTGGGACAACATCAAGACAATTTCATGCTATTAGTGAGGCAATCTCGTTGACTCCTATGTGCTACCAGCGAAGCAATGTTAACGAGTAGGATTTCATAACAGAGGCCCAAAGTAGCAGTTTGCCCACGAGTAGATGTCCTACTAGTTCAGAATACATGCATACTAGTTACTTCAGTGCACTAGTAGAGTGACGCACTAGTAAATATTATCCACTGAATGCCATTTGAGACGTTTACTAGGCGGTTTAATTGCTATTTGCAGTGGCGAGAAGTAAAGAGCAGCAGAGTCGACGGAAATTGTGAGTTTGATTCAACGATCAATTAATTTTGGGACAAAATTCTCCCCCCAAAATTCCCCAAGAGCTCAGTGCATGCATATTTATTTCCTCCATGCTTCACCCAACACAACATTGCTGAGTTTGCAGCCGCGAGCGAGGCAGAGAAGAAATCTTCCCAGATAACGCTGAAGCCATTTCGTTCACGGCTGAACACTTTTACGTCAAAACATTTTGACGTGCGCCGAGAGAGACTTTTCGCCGGTAGAAACTCCGAGCTGAGTCACCACCCAAATTTTGCAGCTGTTATTGGCAGATCTGCGGCAAGAATGTGAAAAAAATACGCTTGTCGGCGCAGAATTCCTGAAACTCGTTCATTCCGTGTCCGATCCGATCTCTCCTAATCTAGTCGACAGAGCGACTCATCCGTAAAGCACATGTTCAAAACATCTGTCGCTCCGCTCGTGCTTACCATGCTTCTTTTGTGCTCTTCGCTGTTCACGGGCCTGGATCACTAGGCGCATTATTGTAAGCTGGCTTGAAATAATATTGGAAATTGACATATGAGCCTTCTTGACTGGGCGATGGTGTAATTTAATCGGGTAGTGTCGGGAATCGGGGATAAAtccccgagagggaagatgatcACATTATTGGGGGGGGCCATCGTGGTCTGACAGAAGATGCAAAGGAGGTGCTTTGAATCCACCGAGAACATGGAGGGGAACTGCAAATAGTGTAACGTAAAAATtatatttgaacattttggaaaacaatTCAAACATTATTTCAACAAGCATTGCTCTTTCCTATTGAGTAAATTAAAATTAGACTAATaaggcggccatttttttttctatttgcgGATCAGATCAATTTTGGCCAAATTCCCATCCTATGGGATCAATAAGCCCAATTTAGAAGATGGTGaagccaagtggccaaataaAAGCAGGAAGCCAAATCGCTAAAATTAGCAACTTTGTGAGATGGTCCAGCTCTTATAATAGAACCGGATCAAGTGTTCAAGGTAAAACCATTCCACTGGACCAAGAATCACACTTTTACACACATTTGGACATCattagagtgtttttttttttttatgcaccaTCTGCTCCGTTCCTTCAAGTGATTGTTCTGCACCGTGTTTCCCCGTGTACAGTGTGCCAGATCGCAGTTAAACCGGCTGACGTTGGGTTCGCTGCATTCCCCACTGCCACTTTCCGCGCACGCAAACAAACATGCACGCTGACTAATTAGCCCAGCGTGAGCCACAGAGGGTTGACTTAGGGGAGCCATTTGGCATCTGACAATGAGGAACCAAAATGAAGAAGAATCATAAAAATAGCAAGAACATCAACACCCCCGAATATTTTTCACCTCAAGTCTGTACCACGTCGGCCCCTCCCATCGGAGTGGCCGAGCGTGACCTGCTCAGGGGACACGCCGGCTGATGTACGATTTGGACGGCAGCAGCCGTATATAGATTCTAGGTCAGGCACGGGTCAGGGGTCCGCCCATTTAGTCCTTCTCCTCGGCGGGACTTTCGCACTACATTTGTCATTCTTGACGGTCCTTAGGTTGTTCCGTTTAAGACTACAAAGAAAGGCTCCAACTAATCTGGCCACTgtgacaatccatccatccactttctATACAGCTTTTCCTGGAGCTGGATAATATCAgagcatatatatttttttttaaaatggaggACCATGACATTCACTGGGAAATGAAAACACATATAGGCCAAGTCGAAAAAATTTCTAAATGACTCCAAATTGGCTTACACTGTAGTTATTGTCCCAGAATGGGAAGCAAAACGATggcattaaaataataatagccACATTCTAATTAAACACGTTTCCGGGCCAATAAATGAAATTGCAGGAcagacaaacatttaaaaagctCGACATGACAAAGGGGCCTGCAAGAAACACAACTTGCTACCCCCCCTCCATCTTTTTGTGTCCATGTGAAAAATGACGTCTCAATGAAGCACAATGGAAAATAATCCGTCTTCCAACTCTTTTCTTGAACTAAGACAATAAGCTCCCGCTTACCCCGACTAGCTTTTTAGTTGACTCTCACCTCCTTCCAAACTGATAAGACAAGTCAACGCCATTCAGGTTAGGAGAAACTTTAATCAGAGACCTTGAAGTGCATTAATGAGCACAATTGAAAATAGTCATCAATCAAAATGTGGAGCTAGACCCCCAAAGCGGTTCCAGTCAAATTAGATGAGACGTCTGCTCTCCATTTGACTCGACACGAGTCCATTAATATTTGTGACAACGTGCGTTGCTATCATTTCATTAGCCGCATTCACGGCTATCGAGGCCAAGTGATGACGGAGAGGTGTGTGAACTTCATCTCACTCAAAAGTACAACACAAAGGTGCTCATCTCACATCATTGCCTAATGTGCAAGACTTGACCTTTGGGCTTTTAGCCTCCAGCTGACACGACAAATCAATACGCATTAGGAGGTTTACTCCAAGGACGGAGTCAAAACAAATCAGCGGGGCTCCAGATCTGCTATACGTTCATCGCTAAAGTAGGATTGACCCAAGCATCAGCTTGCAATGTGTCTATTGTCTATCAAGCAATTTATTAAACTTCACCTATCCTGCTCAGGTACTGGCTGCTGATGCTCGGACCATCGCGTGGAGCTGACAAGCCCCGGTTGATGCAGTGAAGCGTTCTGCGAGTCGACGCAAACATAAGGTAATC contains the following coding sequences:
- the txnl4a gene encoding thioredoxin-like protein 4A, which codes for MSYMLPHLHNGWQVDQAILSEEDRVLVIRFGHDWDPTCMKMDEVLYSIAEKVKNFAVIYLVDITEVPDFNKMYELYDPCTVMFFFRNKHIMIDLGTGNNNKINWTMEDKQEMIDIVETVYRGARKGRGLVVSPKDYSTKYRY